From Schistocerca gregaria isolate iqSchGreg1 unplaced genomic scaffold, iqSchGreg1.2 ptg000883l, whole genome shotgun sequence, the proteins below share one genomic window:
- the LOC126324063 gene encoding protein SDA1 homolog, with product MDLLKLEDNIRQDPDAYREEFLQQLRQFASEYEVFKLRPTLESRHFSSLIKFLSQVVIYYPSDLQEFPTQISNLVERYGRTLSVEVRQTIVRSLISLRVRNIVTPKSAVELFFKLFEIPDKRMREMLYSHMVSDIKRLNSRRRDERLNRSLQSYLCAVVQGEGGCAARMALEVMVALFNANVWRDGRTVCGICMCVLSKDAQLSARATEFFLSAPAAGRGGEDEEVEERRISKKRSMIYRRFGPGAPKKVARRRKKLKAALSQLATERGQHLEERLDDTRGYNHAAIMLIQDPQGYAEQVYRCLTRAVGKLESKIRLMNFLSRLIAAHRLFVLDFYSYIQKYLKPHQTHVTAIMVVCAQACHPLVPPESVEPLLRCIANQFVSDRRSPEAMVVGLNTIREVALRCPLAMPEELLHDLVQYRVDRDKGVSMAAKSLLSLYRVLNPSALPRKLRHRESAGKGALPPRAFGEQPVRESLEGTELLNDYELGRLQFEDERSLGRGAKRAQEEESSEDLDLEDLEDLEDAAEDAAEDDAEDDAEDDDLDLEDLEDLEVDAEDDADDTAEDDDLDLEDLEVDADDTADDTADDAADDDDWIELNSTENEAAPARLEATRILSEGEWALLRRLKKARAEGKLLRVEGRESPDAPARSELASKLEALSESEVDADGLLRFLKSKKMSREDRIKVLRENRAQMLSDRSERRQLKRRLLRTNAAKRRSKAFSMIKHSKRVTEKRMRGAKEIRRRQRTSAQRQMRMSKSIRSKILG from the exons ATGGACTTGTTGAAGTTGGAAGACAACATCCGCCAAGACCCGGACGCTTACAGGGAGGAGTTTTTGCAGCAGCTGAGACAGTTTGCGTCTGAATACGAGGTGTTCAAATTGAGGCCTACGTTGGAGAGCAGGCACTTTTCGAGTTTGATCAAGTTTTTGTCGCAG GTGGTGATTTACTATCCGAGTGACCTGCAGGAGTTTCCCACGCAGATTTCGAACTTGGTTGAGAGGTATGGACGGACGTTGTCGGTGGAAGTTCGCCAGACGATCGTGAGGTCGTTGATTTCGCTGAGGGTTCGAAACATTGTCACGCCGAAGAGCGCGGTGGAGTTGTTCTTCAAGTTGTTCGAGATTCCGGACAAGAGGATGCGGGAGATGCTGTACAGCCACATGGTTAGCGACATCAAGCGCTTGAATTCCAGGAGGAGGGACGAGAGGCTGAACAGGAGCCTGCAGAGTTACCTGTGCGCGGtggtgcagggggagggggggtgcgcgGCGAGGATGGCGCTCGAGGTGATGGTGGCGTTGTTCAACGCCAATGTGTGGAGAGACGGTAGAACCGTGTGTGGCATCTGTATGTGTGTGTTGAGCAAGGACGCGCAGCTTTCGGCGAGGGCGACCGAGTTTTTTTTGAGCGCGCcggcggcggggagggggggggaggacgaggaggtggaggagaggaggatTAGCAAGAAGAGGAGCATGATTTACAGGAGGTTTGGGCCGGGGGCGCCGAAGAAGGTGGCGCgcagaaggaagaagctgaaggcgGCGTTGAGTCAGCTGGCGACGGAGCGCGGCCAGCATTTGGAGGAGCGCTTGGACGATACGAGGGGATACAACCACGCGGCGATAATGTTGATACAGGATCCGCAGGGATACGCGGAACAGGTGTACCGTTGTTTGACGAGGGCGGTGGGGAAGTTGGAGTCGAAGATTCGCTTGATGAATTTTTTGTCTCGATTGATAGCGGCGCATAGGTTGTTCGTGCTGGACTTTTACTCGTACATTCAGAAGTATTTGAAGCCGCACCAGACGCACGTGACGGCGATCATGGTGGTGTGCGCGCAGGCGTGCCACCCGCTAGTGCCGCCGGAGTCGGTGGAGCCGTTGCTGAGATGCATTGCGAATCAGTTCGTGTCGGACCGCAGGTCGCCGGAGGCGATGGTGGTGGGGCTCAACACAATAAGAGAGGTGGCCTTGAGGTGCCCGTTGGCCATGCCGGAGGAGCTGCTGCACGACTTGGTCCAGTACAGGGTGGATAGAGACAAGGGCGTCTCGATGGCCGCGAAGAGTTTGTTGTCGCTTTATCGCGTCCTGAACCCCAGCGCCTTGCCGCGCAAGCTCAGGCACAGAGAGTCGGCGGGCAAGGGGGCCCTGCCGCCTCGGGCGTTCGGAGAACAGCCCGTGCGCGAGTCGCTCGAAGGCACGGAGCTCCTGAACGACTACGAGCTCGGACGACTCCAGTTCGAAGACGAGCGCTCGCTCGGACGCGGCGCGAAGCGCGCGCAGGAGGAGGAGTCGAGCGAAGACCTCGACCTGGAGGACCTGGAGGACCTGGAGGACGCCGCCGAGGACGCCGCCGAGGACGACGCCGAGGACGACGCCGAAGACGACGACCTCGACCTGGAGGACCTGGAGGACCTCGAGGTCGACGCCGAGGACGACGCCGACGACACCGCCGAAGACGACGACCTCGACCTGGAGGACCTCGAGGTCGACGCCGACGACACCGCCGACGACACCGCCGAcgacgccgccgacgacgacgactggaTCGAGCTGAACTCGACGGAGAACGAGGCGGCGCCCGCGCGCCTGGAGGCCACGCGGATCCTCTCCGAGGGCGAATGGGCCCTGCTGCGAAGGCTCAAGAAGGCTCGCGCGGAGGGGAAGCTGTTGAGGGTGGAGGGGCGCGAGTCCCCGGACGCGCCGGCTCGCAGCGAACTCGCGTCGAAGCTCGAGGCGCTGAGCGAGTCGGAAGTGGACGCGGACGGACTGCTGCGCTTCTTGAAGAGCAAGAAAATGAGCAGGGAAGACCGAATCAAGGTGTTGAGAGAAAACCGCGCGCAAATGCTCTCCGACAGAAGCGAGAGGCGACAGCTGAAAAGGAGACTGCTGCGAACCAACGCCGCCAAAAGAAGGAGCAAGGCCTTCTCCATGATCAAACACAGCAAGAGGGTCACGGAGAAGCGCATGCGGGGCGCGAAGGAAATCAGGCGGCGACAGAGAACCTCCGCGCAGAGGCAGATGCGCATGAGCAAGTCGATCCGATCGAAGATATTGGGCTAG
- the LOC126324062 gene encoding kinesin-like protein KIF18B, translated as MEKKSDGDGRSQLSRREGELESDREWQEMSQSQEKEANIFVAVRIRPFSESESRENGSGVIVKCVDERVVVFDPSDSRSVNPARTFQGTRRGKDIMFSFDRVFDSFSSQYEVFERTTKPLVASVLDGYNCCCFAYGATGAGKTYTMVGSAESPGVMVLTLHEIFSAMKASEKLYDISLSYLEIYNETIRDLLVSESRPLSLRESSDASIAVVGLSKYKPSSAEEVMELLEQGNARRTQCFTHANSQSSRSHAVLQITIRRENAISGVNAEVRVGKFSLVDLAGSERACKTKNQGRQLLEGANINRSLLALGNCINALGERYREGGYVPYRDSKLTRLLKDSLSGNCKTVMISNVSASSLCYEDTFNTLQYANRAKNIKTKIRTNELNTVLHVSQYRDTINRLTERNAELERELESCRRSLSALRADSARRDAAELASGGEELTEYGPPPCRSAVVGLECRESAFGVESKVDGLLQELFQMNRTLASLEEQDLSEGRSYGEKLDLIEQYQFDSDNRSSAIQRLKSDTKFLLRRILDRGRVIDALASRLTRASEVASRARLQLPSVSSEALRASIAQKLELHASRLLAFGYRLQCFKLRRCSERYIHAHRVSKRLFEAYRAASPAAASLRAAVPEAKKSSAKSVVPICESWQRVDKDLSLLDFALPPANSANSANSGGASAACRVSFARRADAANAAHPRPPQTARPTASAAKKSPPSFLRPRAPLAHSSNNTPRESLLALKKRFQDQKSHRSELKRRKHQHHEASAPQMPPPLCSNAVVS; from the exons ATGGAAAAGAAGAGCGATGGAGACGGACGGAGTCAGCTGAGTCGGCGGGAGGGCGAGTTGGAGAGTGATCGAGAGTGGCAGGAGATGAGTCAGTCTCAGGAGAAGGAGGCCAACATTTTCGTGGCGGTAAG GATTCGGCCGTTTTCGGAGAGCGAGAGCAGGGAGAATGGGTCGGGCGTGATAGTCAAGTGCGTGGATGAGCGAGTGGTGGTGTTTGATCCGTCGGACAGTCGTTCG GTGAATCCGGCGAGGACGTTTCAGGGGACGCGCCGCGGGAAGGACATCATGTTCAGCTTCGATCGagtgtttgattcttttagttctcAGTACGAGGTGTTTGAGAGGACGACCAAGCCGTTGGTGGCGAGCGTGTTGGATGGGTACAATTGTTGTTGTTTCGCGTACGGCGCTACGGGTGCCGGCAAGACCTACACGATGGTGGGGAGTGCGGAGAGTCCTGGCGTGATGGTGTTGACGCTGCACGAGATTTTTTCGGCGATGAAGGCGTCGGAGAAGTTGTACGATATATCGTTGAGTTATTTGGAGATATACAACGAGACGATACGCGATTTGCTGGTGAGCGAGTCGAGGCCCTTGTCGTTGAGGGAGTCCAGCGACGCGTCCATTGCGGTGGTGGGCTTGTCGAAGTACAAGCCGAGTTCGGCGGAGGAGGTGATGGAGTTGTTGGAGCAGGGGAACGCGAGGCGCACGCAGTGCTTCACGCACGCGAATTCGCAGTCGTCCAGGTCGCACGCGGTGTTGCAAATAACGATAAGGAGAGAGAACGCGATATCTGGGGTGAACGCGGAGGTGAGAGTGGGCAAGTTTTCGTTGGTGGATTTGGCAGGTTCTGAGCGAGCGTGCAAGACGAAAAATCAGGGTCGCCAGTTGTTGGAGGGCGCGAACATCAACCGTTCGTTGTTGGCGTTGGGGAATTGCATTAACGCGTTGGGGGAGCGCTACAGAGAGGGGGGGTACGTGCCGTACCGAGACAGCAAGTTGACGCGGTTGCTCAAGGATTCGTTGTCGGGTAATTGCAAGACCGTGATGATTTCGAACGTGTCGGCCTCGTCGCTGTGCTACGAGGACACGTTCAACACGTTGCAGTACGCCAATCGCGCGAAGAACATCAAGACCAAGATACGCACGAACGAGTTGAACACGGTGCTTCACGTGTCTCAGTACAGAGACACGATAAACAGGTTGACCGAGAGGAACGCGGAGCTTGAGAGGGAGCTCGAGAGTTGTCGCCGGTCCTTGTCGGCGCTGAGGGCCGACAGCGCGAGGCGCGACGCCGCGGAGTTGGCGAGTGGGGGAGAGGAGTTGACAGAATACGGCCCGCCGCCTTGCAGGAGCGCGGTGGTGGGATTGGAGTGCAGGGAATCCGCTTTTGGCGTGGAGTCGAAGGTGGACGGACTGCTGCAAGAGTTGTTTCAGATGAACCGCACATTGGCGTCGTTGGAGGAGCAGGATTTATCAGAGGGGCGTTCTTATGGCGAAAAACTCGATCTGATCGAGCAATACCAGTTCGATTCGGACAATCGTTCGTCGGCTATACAGCGACTCAAGTCGGACACCAAGTTCCTTTTGAGGCGCATTCTCGATCGTGGGCGCGTGATTGACGCGCTGGCGTCCAGGTTGACTCGGGCGTCTGAGGTCGCGTCTCGGGCGCGACTTCAGCTGCCGTCCGTTTCGTCTGAGGCGCTGCGCGCGTCGATTGCGCAGAAGCTCGAGTTGCACGCGTCGCGCCTCCTCGCATTTGGTTACAGACTCCAGTGTTTCAAGCTGCGCCGCTGCTCGGAGCGATACATCCACGCTCACCGAGTCAGCAAGCGGCTGTTCGAGGCCTACCGCGCCGCGAGTCCCGCAGCCGCCTCCTTGAGGGCAGCGGTCCCCGAGGCCAAGAAGTCGTCCGCGAAGTCCGTCGTGCCGATTTGCGAGTCGTGGCAGCGCGTGGACAAAGACTTGTCCCTGCTGGACTTTGCGTTGCCCCCGGCGAATTCCGCGAATTCCGCGAATTCCGGCGGCGCCTCTGCCGCCTGTCGCGTTTCCTTCGCCAGGCGCGCGGACGCGGCCAACGCCGCGCATCCCAGGCCGCCCCAGACCGCGCGTCCCACGGCGTCCGCCGCCAAGAAGTCGCCCCCTTCGTTTCTTCGGCCGCGCGCGCCCCTCGCCCACTCGTCGAACAACACCCCGCGCGAGTCGCTCCTCGCCCTCAAGAAGCGGTTTCAGGACCAAAAGTCCCACCGGTCGGAGCTGAAGAGGCGCAAGCACCAGCACCACGAAGCCTCCGCGCCGCAAATGCCCCCGCCGCTCTGCAGCAACGCCGTCGTCTCCTAG